ATCAAGGACGCCAATATGGACGGCCAGAAGCCGAAGCGAATAGCGACGAAAAATACCCCCAGCAAATCGAACATCAGGATGTTACTTGAGGTGAGCCACTGACGGAACAGCCAATCGAGGAGAGTCAATATCAAGGGAACGACGACCCCCCAAAACCAAGGCCAATAGCCGTACCTAGCTCTACTAACACCGGTACAATTACCGTTTGATTTACTGTCCTGGCTCATCATTATCGAAGCGCTGAACACCTAATATTGGGCCTGTAACGGATGATGTCGTTCCCTTTTTTCATCCAATTCATTGGGATGCAACAAAGGCCTTGCTCAACTTTTCTCTGACACTGTCGGAGCCATCATAGAGGCAAGACTGCATCAATTTCCAGTTGCGTTGGCACCCGATTTTCAAAGCGGGAAAAGCCCAAAAATTTGAAAAGCGGCTTAACCGTCAGATCATAATAACCACTAGAACGTTCATAGACCAGGTGGGCAATGTCCAGCATTACTGCAATCTCCGCCTATACAGGCAGCCAATCGGCTGTCTCTTGCTGATTGATATGAGAGATCTCCGAATCAGCCCGGTAATTGGATAGCATAGCGTCGATCTCAGTGAGGGAGGCTGTCACCTGCTGCTTGATCTCTTCTAGGGAGGCTTGACCATCGTCGAGCACGAGCTTGATATGGTAGGTGGTGTCTTGTGCTTCGCCAGAAATTTCGGCTTCGGTGGGCGACTGACTACAGCCCGACAGCGCCAAGATCATCAACAACGGAGCAGTCATCCAAAACCTGTTCATGTGCGGCGATCTCAGGTGTGAACGCATAGTCAAAACATGCCGCCGTTAACGGAAAACAGCGCCAGAATACTGGCAAAAAACCCTAACAAAATGGCTGGCAACCAGCGAAAATGAAACGAGAAGGTATAACCTTCGCCTTCTCCCAGGCTTCCCTTCATTAATCCCAACACATGCAACCCGGGGGCCGAGCCTATCGCCAGTAGACTGCCACCGACGCCCAGTGTGAGAGTGAGTAATAACCATTGCCCAATGGGGAATGGCGGGCGCATATTGAGAACCGCGAACATCAACGTGCCATTGTCAATGGAGGAAGAAGCCAAACCAATAATGATGTTGGCAATTGTGGCACTAATTTCCGTGAACAGAAAATGCGCCATCGCATCTAGATACCCTAAGAAATTGAGGGCACCGACTATCATCATCGCGCCATAAAAGAACAGCAAGGTATCCCAATCCACGCCGGCAATGCACTTGAAAACATCAAATCCTTTTTGTGAATCCAAATAGATTTGCCTTTCATTAGCCTCATAGTCGGTCAGGAAATGGTGCAATTTCTCTGACTTGGTTAAGTAATAGGCGAAGAATTGCAGTATGGCTAAACCAAACATCATGCCTGCTATCGCCGGCATGTCGAGAAAGACATTGGATAGGATAGTGATACTAAAAGTCAGGACGAATATTAAAATAATTCGCTTGCTGCCGCGCTTCAGCATGGGCGTTTCTTTCGGGAAGCTCGGTTTACCCTTCGTCACAGAGAAATGCATGATGGCGGCCGGTACCAGGAAATTGACGATGCAGGGGATCGTCAGGTCGAAGAAATCCGTGAAGTGCAGCATGTTCTGCTGCCAGACGAAGAAGGTGGAAATGCCCCCCAAAGGGCTCATGGTACCGCCCGCGTTAGCTGCAATCACCGCATTCAGGCCTGCAAGACCGACAAACCGGTGCTGACCTTTTCCTATCTCTAAGACGATGTAGCCCATCAGCAGGCCGACCGTCAGACTGCTGATTACTGTAGACAGCACAAAGGCCAAAATGCCGGTAATCCAAAATAACTGCCGATAACTGTATTGCCGATTCGCCAGACCGATGCGCAATGCGTCGAAGATTCCGCGTTCTGTCATGGAGTTCAAGAACGTCATCGACACGGTAATAAACAAAAATAGCTCCGCATAGGCCATCAAATTGGATTGAAAGGCGGGAGTAACATTTTTTGCGGTTCCCGTTTCTACGGAGTAATACACAAATATGATAAACCACATGAGCGCCGATCCCAGCACCATTGGCTTTGCCTTGCTCATTTGATGCAAGTCCTCCGTCATAGCAATGGCATAGGCGAGTACCGTTATTACAATCGCGGCATACCCGACGAAATGATGCTTCAAGTCTATCTGCATTGCCGCCGTTGCTTCTTGTGCGAAACCCAAGCCAGGCATAAGCAAGCCAAAGATAAATATCAGTAGATTACAATAATAAAATCGTTGCGTTGATGTTTTCATTTAGACTCACTGGTATTCTTGGATTTGGCGGTCGCAGCTTTTTTGGAGAAACGCGTTCGACAACGAATTTGTCGAGGAATGTCTCTTTGAAAGCCCTCCACCTTGCGTTGAAAGCGCGTGAGCTAAGCTAAGGCATCTCGGCTAAATTTTTCGTAAAGAAATGTGCTCAGGATAGAAACAGTGCTTTGTCTTTATGCGGTATTTCCAGGCAGACAAAGAACTCGCTCCGTCCATACTGAAACGGGGAGACTCATGAAGATAGAGGACGTTCGTGAACGGCCGATATTGATCAGGGCGAATGGCCGTTGAGGCCGAGGAGGAGTCATTCCCTGCAGCGTCCTGCGGAAATCGCTTCCTGACCGAAAGAAGCCGAAAAATACATGAGCCTCCGGAGGAGGGACACTTCCATCCCGACGTCCATCAACTCAGATGCGATCCTGTGGCGAATGGTAAGCAATCCTTCTGCCCTTAACTTGCCTCCCTCGCGTTTCGATAAACCTTTCCGCGCCGCCGAGGCAATGCAAATCCTGCCTTCGGCAACCAAGCCCTCAAACAAGGCGTGGTCAGAACGGTGCTGACGATGGCCATCAGCACCAGCATGGTGAAGACGTTGCGGGAGATCACGCCGAGGTCGTAGCCCACGTTGAGTACGATCAGCTCCATGAGGCCGCGGGTGTTCATCAAAATCCCGAGTATCGCCGATTCGCTGCGGCTGAGGCCGGACAGGCGGGCGGCGAAGTAAGCGCCGCCGAGCTTGCCGAGGGTGGCCAGCAGGATGATGAGAGCGCACCAGCCCCACAATTGCAGGGTGTCCAGTCCGCCGATCTCGGTGCGCAGGCCGGTGAAGGTGAAGAAGATGGGCAAAAAGAACACCGTCACAAAGTGCCCTACCTTCTCCTTCCAGGCAGCCCGGAGTGCGGGTTCGTCGTGCAGCACGACGCCCATCATGAAGCCGCCGAAGATCGCGAAGATCCCCAGCTTGTAAGTGCACATGCCGGCGAGGAATATCCCGGCCAGCAGCACGCCGAGCAGGTTGCCCGACAACCCGGCTTCGGACTTCTGGAAGCGCCGCACCAGCCACTTCATCGCCGGCCGCACTACGAACCAGCTCAGCACGATGAACGCGGCGACCAGTCCCACTTTGAGCGCGAATTCGGCATGGGAGTATTCGGCGACCGTCAGGGTGGTCACCAGCGCCAGCAGCAACCAGCCGACCACGTCGTTGATCGCCGCAACGCTGATGGCGATGACGCCGAGTTTGTGATCGGTCATGCCGAATTCGATCATGATCCGGCCCAGGATCGGCAGGGCCGTGATCGAGAAGGCGGTGGCAATGAACAGCGACGAGGCGAGGCGGTCGGCCTCGGGGGAAAGCAGCGGTGCGGTCTGATAGCCGAACCCCAGACCGAGCACGAACGGCAACACCAGGCCGACCAAGGCGACGTTGCGGACCGCGCGGCGGTTGCGCTGCTCCTTCAGATGCGAGAAATCGAACTCCAGGCCGATCTGGAACATCAGCAGGATCAGGCCGAGCTGCGAGAGTATGGTGAGCGGCTCGGGCGGTGCGGAGCGGAACACGAATTTGAAGATGTCGGGCGAGAGCAGCCCGAACAGGGAGGGACCCAAAACGATGCCGCCGATGATCTCGCCGACCACAGGCGACTGGCCGGCGCGCGAGGCCAGGGCGCCACCGATCCGCCCGATCAGCACGATGACGGCGAGTTGCAGCAGGGTGAAAAACAGCAGGGTTTCGGCCGCGTGGACCGATACGGTAGTTGCGGGGGACGTGCTCATCGTCGTCTTCGGAATGGGGTGATTGCGGATTAAACCAGAAATGAGCAGGCTCGACCGGCTTATCATCAGGCCCGTAAATACACCCCGGATATTTCGGGCGCCATCAAGCCGGTACCTGCCCGGCCTGGGCTCATGCGGCTAGTCGCCGCATCCCGGCAGGAACGACTGCCGTCATGCCGGATCGGATTCCGGCATCCCGATCCCAGGGAGAGGAAGCTGGCCGGACCCGTACGCGCCGAAATCGCCAACGGCAGCCGGCCGCAACAGGGCCGCTTAAATGATCCCACCGTTGATGGAAATGATCTGCCCAGTGATATAGGCGGCCCGTTCGGAGACCAGAAACGCCACCAGATCGGCCACCTCTTCCGGCCGGCCGGCCCGCTTCATGGGCACCAGCCGTTCGACGGCAGCCCGGTCGAACGCGCCTTCCGCCATGCCGGTTTCGATGATGCCCGGCGCCACGGCGTTGACGGTCACGCCCCGGCTGGCCAGTTCCAGCGCCAGCGACTTAGTCGCAGAGTGCAACGCGCCCTTGGCGGCGGAATAGTTGACCTGGCCGCGGTTGCCGGTCAGCGCCGCCACCGAGGAGATGTTGACGATCCGGCCCCAGCGCTCGCGGATCATCGGCATGACCAGTGGCTGGGTGAGGTTGAAGAAGCCGTTCAGCGAGACGTCGATGACCCGGTGCCATTGTTCGGCCCGCATGGCGGGAAAGACGGCGTCGTCGTGGATGCCGGCATTGTTCACCAGCACCTGGATGGGCCGTTCGGCGCACATCGTCTCGATGGCCGTGGCGGCCGCCGCCGCGTCGCAAACATCGAAACCGATCGCCTCCGCACTGCCGCTGCCGGCACGGATGGCATCCACGACCTGCTCCGCGGACTCCCGATTGCCGTGGTAATGCACCCAGACGTGCAAGCCATCGAGCGCTAACCTCCGGCAGATCGCCGCGCCGATACCACCGCTGCCGCCACTGACCAGGGCCTGCCTCATGGTTTCGCTCCTCCTTTACCCGCTTCCGCGTCCAGCCGCACCGCCAGCCGCCCGGTCAGCAGCTCACGGCCATCCGACGCCAGCAGACGGAATTGATAGAGCGCATCGTTGCCCTCGCCGGTGAGGCGTTCCGCCTCGACCACGAGATCGCCGCCCAGCGTGTCCAGCCGGCGTACTTTGAATTCGACATTGCGCACGCTGACCAGGAAGCCGCTGCGCGGCGCTTCTTCGTGTCCGTCCGCGCGCAATGCGCCATGCACGGCGGTAGCCTGGGCCGCATATTCGATCCCGCAGACCGCCGACAACCGGCCATCCGAGCGGAGCGGGTTGTCCGGGCGGAGGTGGCTGGTGGCCAGGCAGCGCAGCCGGTCGGTATCCCAGGCCAGCACGCGGTCCAGCAGACACATCGCACCGGCGTGCGGGATTCGCTGCGCGATCCAGTCGCGGTCTAGCGGCATGGCACAAGCTCCAGTTCCAGCCGCAGCGGATCGAGATAATCGATGACGAGACGGCACGGTTCCGAAAGCACTAAAGCCCGCAGCAAGGGCAGCCCGCGCCCGGCGGGAATGCTGCGCCGCATGGCTTCCAGACCGGCTTCCGGCAGTTCGCTGCAACGCCCCTCGCCCAGATTCAGCGTCAGCCGCGCCAGGCTCCGGGCCGTGGGCTCGGGCGCCAGCGCCAGCGCCAGCGCCAAACCCATGGCCCCGCCGATTTCCCGAACCCGGTTGAGGGGGTAGGGATACGGCACGTCGTAAGCGATGAGCAGACACGGCTGGCGGTCGTGGACGAGCTGCACCATCGATTCGAGGAGCCCCGCACCGAAGCTGGCGTCGAACGCGCACAGGCTGGTCGAGGTCGCCGTGGCGCCGAGGGCGATGCCCCAGTAGCCGGAAGGGGCGTTGTGTACCGAGTTGTGAAACCGCGTGGGGGAAATCTGCCGGTCGTCGGAAGCCAAGGCCTCGCAGATATTGTGGCAGTTATCTCCATCCCCGCCGGAGGAGGCGAATACCGTCGAGAGCGACCTGGGATCGCGGCTGGAAGCCTCCAGCGCCTGCAACCCTGCGGCCAGGGCGAGCTTGATCGGCGTCCCGGCGCGCCGCCGCTCCGCCGCCGGCAGACAGGCCGGCGGCGGCACCGGGGTCAGCGCCGAGGGATCGGCCCGGCCCGTCTCGATCAGCCTCCGGAATTCTTCAGGGCTGGCGAAACCGGGGCCGATTGCGCCCACGCCCTCGATATGGCACTGAAGTAGGGTCATGGCCGTCCGAACACCAGCGAACAGTTGGAGCCGCCGAATCCGAACGAATTCGACAGCACAGCCTCCAGACGCGCATGGCGGCAGAAACGGACATAGTCCAGCCCAAATCCCCGCTCCAATATCCCCGTATTCACTCCCGCGGGCATGAACCCGTGCCGCACCGCCAAGAGGCTGATGACAGCCTCGACGGCCCCAGCCGCCCCCAGGGTGTGGCCGGTCGAGCCCTTGGTGGAACTGCACGCCACCGCATTGCCGAAGACCGCCTGCACGGCCAAGGCCTCCGCCGCGTCGTTGGCGCGGGTGCCGGTGCCGTGCAGATTGACGTAGCCGATCTGCGCCGGCGACAGGCCGGCCGATGCCAATGCCGCGCCGATCGCCGCTTTTGCGCCCAGCCCTTCCGGATGCGGTGCCGACATATGATAAGCATCGCTGCTCTCACCGATGCCGAGCAGATACAGGGCCTCGGGTCCGGCGTCGTCCGGCGTCCGTTGCAGCAGGGCGAAAGCCGCCGCCTCCCCGATCGAGATGCCGTCGCGGCGGGCGTCGAAAGGCCGGCAGGGCCGGGGCGAAAGCAGTTCCAGCGAATTGAACCCGTACAGCGTGGTCAGGCACAGCGAGTCGACGCCGCCGACCACGGCCGCGTCGATCAGCCCCGCATGAATCATGCGGGCGGCATTGCCGAAGACCTTGGCGCTGGACGAGCAGGCGGAAGACACCA
This portion of the Methylococcus mesophilus genome encodes:
- the nhaD gene encoding sodium:proton antiporter NhaD, with the protein product MKTSTQRFYYCNLLIFIFGLLMPGLGFAQEATAAMQIDLKHHFVGYAAIVITVLAYAIAMTEDLHQMSKAKPMVLGSALMWFIIFVYYSVETGTAKNVTPAFQSNLMAYAELFLFITVSMTFLNSMTERGIFDALRIGLANRQYSYRQLFWITGILAFVLSTVISSLTVGLLMGYIVLEIGKGQHRFVGLAGLNAVIAANAGGTMSPLGGISTFFVWQQNMLHFTDFFDLTIPCIVNFLVPAAIMHFSVTKGKPSFPKETPMLKRGSKRIILIFVLTFSITILSNVFLDMPAIAGMMFGLAILQFFAYYLTKSEKLHHFLTDYEANERQIYLDSQKGFDVFKCIAGVDWDTLLFFYGAMMIVGALNFLGYLDAMAHFLFTEISATIANIIIGLASSSIDNGTLMFAVLNMRPPFPIGQWLLLTLTLGVGGSLLAIGSAPGLHVLGLMKGSLGEGEGYTFSFHFRWLPAILLGFFASILALFSVNGGMF
- a CDS encoding cation:proton antiporter; this translates as MSTSPATTVSVHAAETLLFFTLLQLAVIVLIGRIGGALASRAGQSPVVGEIIGGIVLGPSLFGLLSPDIFKFVFRSAPPEPLTILSQLGLILLMFQIGLEFDFSHLKEQRNRRAVRNVALVGLVLPFVLGLGFGYQTAPLLSPEADRLASSLFIATAFSITALPILGRIMIEFGMTDHKLGVIAISVAAINDVVGWLLLALVTTLTVAEYSHAEFALKVGLVAAFIVLSWFVVRPAMKWLVRRFQKSEAGLSGNLLGVLLAGIFLAGMCTYKLGIFAIFGGFMMGVVLHDEPALRAAWKEKVGHFVTVFFLPIFFTFTGLRTEIGGLDTLQLWGWCALIILLATLGKLGGAYFAARLSGLSRSESAILGILMNTRGLMELIVLNVGYDLGVISRNVFTMLVLMAIVSTVLTTPCLRAWLPKAGFALPRRRGKVYRNAREAS
- the fabG gene encoding 3-oxoacyl-ACP reductase FabG encodes the protein MRQALVSGGSGGIGAAICRRLALDGLHVWVHYHGNRESAEQVVDAIRAGSGSAEAIGFDVCDAAAAATAIETMCAERPIQVLVNNAGIHDDAVFPAMRAEQWHRVIDVSLNGFFNLTQPLVMPMIRERWGRIVNISSVAALTGNRGQVNYSAAKGALHSATKSLALELASRGVTVNAVAPGIIETGMAEGAFDRAAVERLVPMKRAGRPEEVADLVAFLVSERAAYITGQIISINGGII
- a CDS encoding hotdog family protein is translated as MPLDRDWIAQRIPHAGAMCLLDRVLAWDTDRLRCLATSHLRPDNPLRSDGRLSAVCGIEYAAQATAVHGALRADGHEEAPRSGFLVSVRNVEFKVRRLDTLGGDLVVEAERLTGEGNDALYQFRLLASDGRELLTGRLAVRLDAEAGKGGAKP
- a CDS encoding beta-ketoacyl synthase chain length factor, which translates into the protein MTLLQCHIEGVGAIGPGFASPEEFRRLIETGRADPSALTPVPPPACLPAAERRRAGTPIKLALAAGLQALEASSRDPRSLSTVFASSGGDGDNCHNICEALASDDRQISPTRFHNSVHNAPSGYWGIALGATATSTSLCAFDASFGAGLLESMVQLVHDRQPCLLIAYDVPYPYPLNRVREIGGAMGLALALALAPEPTARSLARLTLNLGEGRCSELPEAGLEAMRRSIPAGRGLPLLRALVLSEPCRLVIDYLDPLRLELELVPCR
- a CDS encoding beta-ketoacyl-[acyl-carrier-protein] synthase family protein, with protein sequence MVPILISAFTVTSSLGCGQESTFHALTNGECGLIPCRFETVALNTFVGEAAGVDQVVIPPGLSAFDCRNNRLALLGLKQDGFADAVREAVGRFGTRRVGVFIGTSTSGMLETELAYRRRDPDSGALPADFDYGGTHNCFSAGAFVRDYFGIEGPAVVVSSACSSSAKVFGNAARMIHAGLIDAAVVGGVDSLCLTTLYGFNSLELLSPRPCRPFDARRDGISIGEAAAFALLQRTPDDAGPEALYLLGIGESSDAYHMSAPHPEGLGAKAAIGAALASAGLSPAQIGYVNLHGTGTRANDAAEALAVQAVFGNAVACSSTKGSTGHTLGAAGAVEAVISLLAVRHGFMPAGVNTGILERGFGLDYVRFCRHARLEAVLSNSFGFGGSNCSLVFGRP